A region from the Vicia villosa cultivar HV-30 ecotype Madison, WI linkage group LG3, Vvil1.0, whole genome shotgun sequence genome encodes:
- the LOC131656409 gene encoding cytochrome P450 86A1-like — protein sequence MISFVKNMMMEMDTNTFPLLFTLTATLFAYLFWFHLLARNLTGPKVFPFFGSLPVLFLNRNRVHDWITSNLNKTGGSSTYQTCILPFPFLARGQGFYTVTSNPKNIEHILRTRFDNYPKGPTWQTAFHDLLGHGIFNSDGDTWLVQRKTAALEFTTRTLRQAMARWVNRTIKNRLWCILDKAAKEKVSVDLQDLLLRLTFDNICGLTFGKDPETLSPDLPDNPFSLSFDYATEATLQRLLYPGFFWRFQKLLCVGAERKLNQSLKIVETYMNDAVSVREKSPSDDLLSRFLKKRDGDGKPFDAKKLRHIALNFVLAGRDTSSVALSWFFWLVMNHPSVEERIVSELTAVLAETRGGDCRKWTEEAVDFEEADKLVYLKAALAETLRLYPSVPEDSKYAVEDDVLPDGSVVPAGSTVTYSIYSVGRMKSVWGEDCMEFKPERWLSVQGNRFEPPKDGYKFVAFNAGPRTCLGKDLAYLQMKSVAAAVLIRYRLLPVPGHRVQQKMSLTLFMKYGLRVFLYPRQLQKPESAVSR from the coding sequence ATGATATCTTTTGTTAAGAACATGATGATGGAAATGGATACAAATACATTTCCATTGTTGTTCACTCTAACAGCAACACTCTTCGCATACTTGTTCTGGTTCCATTTACTAGCCCGAAACTTAACCGGTCCAAAAGTTTTCCCATTTTTCGGGAGCCTCCCGGTTCTCTTCTTAAACCGGAACCGGGTTCACGACTGGATAACCTCAAACCTAAACAAAACCGGAGGCTCATCAACTTATCAAACATGCATCCTCCCTTTCCCTTTCTTGGCAAGGGGACAAGGCTTCTACACAGTCACAAGCAACCCAAAAAACATCGAACACATCCTCCGAACCCGGTTCGATAATTACCCAAAAGGACCCACATGGCAAACCGCTTTCCACGATCTTTTAGGTCACGGAATCTTCAACAGCGACGGTGACACGTGGCTGGTTCAACGCAAAACCGCTGCACTCGAATTCACTACTCGAACCCTTCGCCAAGCCATGGCTCGCTGGGTGAACCGGACCATTAAAAACCGGTTATGGTGTATTTTAGACAAAGCCGCTAAAGAAAAAGTTAGTGTTGATTTACAAGACCTTCTTTTACGGTTAACTTTTGATAACATTTGTGGACTAACTTTCGGTAAGGATCCGGAAACTCTCTCACCGGATCTACCCGATAACCCGTTTTCACTTTCATTTGATTATGCCACCGAAGCTACATTGCAAAGACTACTTTACCCCGGATTCTTCTGGAGGTTCCAGAAGCTTCTATGCGTCGGAGCTGAGAGAAAACtgaatcagagtttgaaaatTGTTGAAACGTACATGAACGACGCCGTTTCGGTTCGTGAGAAATCTCCCTCCGATGATCTTCTCTCACGGTTTCTGAAAAAGCGCGATGGCGATGGAAAACCGTTTGATGCCAAGAAACTGAGACATATAGCGTTGAATTTTGTTCTCGCCGGGAGAGATACTTCCTCGGTTGCTTTGAGCTGGTTTTTCTGGCTTGTCATGAATCATCCAAGCGTGGAGGAGAGGATTGTCTCTGAGTTGACGGCGGTTTTGGCTGAAACTCGTGGAGGAGATTGTCGTAAATGGACGGAAGAGGCGGTGGATTTTGAAGAAGCTGATAAGCTTGTTTATCTGAAAGCAGCGTTGGCTGAGACGCTAAGGCTGTATCCATCTGTGCCGGAGGATTCTAAATATGCGGTGGAGGACGATGTTTTGCCGGACGGAAGTGTGGTTCCGGCGGGTTCGACGGTGACGTATTCGATATATTCTGTGGGAAGGATGAAGAGTGTGTGGGGTGAAGATTGCATGGAGTTTAAACCGGAAAGGTGGTTATCGGTTCAGGGAAACCGGTTCGAACCGCCGAAAGATGGGTATAAGTTTGTGGCTTTTAATGCTGGACCGAGGACTTGTTTGGGGAAGGATTTGGCTTACCTTCAGATGAAATCTGTTGCTGCTGCTGTGTTGATTCGTTACCGGCTTTTACCGGTTCCCGGTCATCGGGTTCAGCAAAAGATGTCTCTCACGCTTTTCATGAAGTATGGGTTACGTGTGTTCTTGTATCCACGTCAGCTTCAGAAACCCGAATCTGCTGTGTCTCGTTGA